A genomic stretch from Nilaparvata lugens isolate BPH chromosome 8, ASM1435652v1, whole genome shotgun sequence includes:
- the LOC111050327 gene encoding putative malate dehydrogenase 1B isoform X1: protein MSIYIVIGLFGCRKYATAEYFAKHLAEQFSDIRIKCQAFSENEYKEILTKMGPVLHCNHSESPLIWKDCHEIGNCPIYIGGEREFLNYCKDNFGTTCILSPDQVLMPNKTSLTHMKTPGKVRIITVYGARNPASSLLVMELLLCDSLYERNGLEIRVYDPRPQTLDYLKALVWDLEGVDCSNIHKRRIILAETSDEALKNAELVVVMLESGRRKDERLYSWLLRNYELMAEVAENVDKFCITCPRVVVTCIKPLCFNAHALIKNSRILETTQVVACTNYLGLEILPYLTTATRIPIENIFAPPVWGYIGVNQLVDTCHTKCNYSLWQITSALDVNNQRIDGERKGEVRPPPPPIINEERDLCFRSHSFEYIWRWVGEHKRTTKDIYGCDPYMSQVNSTVEIIKMWFDGDKRPKTEVLSAGILSTGSYGIPKGIVFSQPVFLEDGHWKPYEELELPHFQINLRYLTTLPLIITSKFELCPEVDRLIEPSFFPEKLKAKARKLTLAEQKEMLMKALGIEDKRVTDKNTLTETALEERNLKMLQIKEKLKSLRQDLRIREMQHPTSWYRRALSFTKERTDMKSRDKKKAENSDDESGNDKNSTDSFEMEVEKFMEQLDKDIEDVQPYFESRLSSGNKLSIPVLDENLTKEDLEKLSDADIYKEIFTDYYYRKMLALHDEDNTIVIDQ from the exons GAGATTTTAACAAAAATGGGACCTGTGTTACACTGCAATCACTCTGAGAGTCCTCTGATATGGAAAGATTGTCATGAAATAGGCAATTGTCCAATCTACATTGGAGGAGAAAGGGAGTTCTTGAACTATTGCAAAGACAATTTTGGAACAACCTGCATCTTATCTCCAGATCAAGTACTGATGCCCAATAAG ACCAGTCTAACACACATGAAAACACCTGGAAAAGTGAGAATTATCACAGTTTATGGAGCGAGAAATCCAGCGTCCTCTCTCCTTGTCATGGAGTTGCTACTCTGTGACTCCCTGTATGAGAGAAATGGTTTGGAGATCAGAGTCTACGATCCGAGGCCACAAACTTTGGATTACCTCAAAGCACTCGTGTGGGACTTGGAAGGCGTCGACTGCTCCAATATACATAAGAGAAGAATTATTCTAGCAGAAACTTCAGATGAGGCCTTGAAGAATGCTGAGTTGGTTGTCGTAATGCTAGAATCGGGGAG GAGAAAAGATGAGCGACTCTATTCGTGGTTGTTGCGAAATTACGAGCTGATGGCAGAAGTTGCTGAAAATGTTGACAAATTTTGCATCACTTGTCCCCGAGTTGTCGTGACGTGCATCAAACCTCTTTGTTTCAATGCGCATGCTCTCATAAAAAATTCGAGAATTTTAGAGACAACACAAGTGGTTGCCTGTACCAATTATCTTGGTCTTGAAATATTGCCTTATCTAACCACG GCAACCAGAATACCAATAGAGAATATATTCGCCCCACCTGTGTGGGGCTACATAGGTGTAAACCAGTTGGTGGACACTTGTCACACTAAATGTAACTACAGTTTATGGCAAATTACATCCGCTCTTGATGTCAATAATCAGAGAATAGATGGAGAAAGAAAAGGCGAAGTTAGGCCTCCACCACCTCCCATCATTAACGAAGAGAGAGACCTTTGTTTCAGATCTCACTCGTTCGAGTATATTTGGAGATGGGTTGGTGAACATAAG AGGACAACAAAGGATATCTATGGTTGTGATCCTTATATGTCACAAGTGAATTCAAcggttgaaattattaaaatgtgGTTTGATGGAGATAAGAGACCAAAAACTGAAGTTTTATCAGCTGGAATTTTGTCTACag GTTCGTACGGTATCCCAAAGGGTATAGTATTTTCTCAGCCGGTTTTCCTCGAAGATGGACATTGGAAACCCTATGAGGAGCTAGAATTGCCTCACTTCCAGATCAACCTCAGATATCTCACAACTTTACCACTGATAATCACCAGCAAATTCGAACTGTGTCCTGAGGTTGATCGTCTAATTGAACCATCCT TTTTTCCGGAAAAACTGAAAGCCAAAGCAAGAAAACTAACACTGGCCGAACAAAAGGAAATGCTAATGAAAGCATTGGGTATAGAAGACAAGAGAGTGACAGACAAAAACACATTAACTGAAACCGCACTGGAAGAGAGAAACTTGAAGATGTTGCAGATAAAAGAGAAATTGAAGAGTCTGCGTCAAGATTTAAGGATCAGAGAAATGCAACATCCAACAAGTTGGTATAGAAGAGCGCTTTCGTTCACAAAAGAAAGGACGGATATGAAAAGTAGAGATAAGAAAAAAGCTGAAAACTCAGATGATGAAAGCGGAAATGATAAGAATAGTACTGATAGTTTTGAAATGGAggttgaaaaattcatggagCAGCTCGATAAAGATATAGAGGATGTGCAGCCCTACTTTGAATCACGGTTAAGCTCTGGCAATAAGTTATCTATTCCGGTTTTGGATGAAAATTTGACAAAAGaagatttggaaaaattgtcTGACGCTGATATTTACAAAGAAATATTCACTGATTACTATTACAGAAAGATGTTGGCCTTACATGATGAAGATAACACAATAGTTATTGATCAGTAA
- the LOC111050327 gene encoding putative malate dehydrogenase 1B isoform X5 yields MSIYIVIGLFGCRKYATAEYFAKHLAEQFSDIRIKCQAFSENEYKEILTKMGPVLHCNHSESPLIWKDCHEIGNCPIYIGGEREFLNYCKDNFGTTCILSPDQVLMPNKTSLTHMKTPGKVRIITVYGARNPASSLLVMELLLCDSLYERNGLEIRVYDPRPQTLDYLKALVWDLEGVDCSNIHKRRIILAETSDEALKNAELVVVMLESGRRKDERLYSWLLRNYELMAEVAENVDKFCITCPRVVVTCIKPLCFNAHALIKNSRILETTQVVACTNYLGLEILPYLTTATRIPIENIFAPPVWGYIGVNQLVDTCHTKCNYSLWQITSALDVNNQRIDGERKGEVRPPPPPIINEERDLCFRSHSFEYIWRWVGEHKRTTKDIYGCDPYMSQVNSTVEIIKMWFDGDKRPKTEVLSAGILSTGSYGIPKGIVFSQPVFLEDGHWKPYEELELPHFQINLRYLTTLPLIITSKFELCPEVDRLIEPSFVSRIDCQVNVEAASCTNSNQSAMLNIFCLIHNSAMK; encoded by the exons GAGATTTTAACAAAAATGGGACCTGTGTTACACTGCAATCACTCTGAGAGTCCTCTGATATGGAAAGATTGTCATGAAATAGGCAATTGTCCAATCTACATTGGAGGAGAAAGGGAGTTCTTGAACTATTGCAAAGACAATTTTGGAACAACCTGCATCTTATCTCCAGATCAAGTACTGATGCCCAATAAG ACCAGTCTAACACACATGAAAACACCTGGAAAAGTGAGAATTATCACAGTTTATGGAGCGAGAAATCCAGCGTCCTCTCTCCTTGTCATGGAGTTGCTACTCTGTGACTCCCTGTATGAGAGAAATGGTTTGGAGATCAGAGTCTACGATCCGAGGCCACAAACTTTGGATTACCTCAAAGCACTCGTGTGGGACTTGGAAGGCGTCGACTGCTCCAATATACATAAGAGAAGAATTATTCTAGCAGAAACTTCAGATGAGGCCTTGAAGAATGCTGAGTTGGTTGTCGTAATGCTAGAATCGGGGAG GAGAAAAGATGAGCGACTCTATTCGTGGTTGTTGCGAAATTACGAGCTGATGGCAGAAGTTGCTGAAAATGTTGACAAATTTTGCATCACTTGTCCCCGAGTTGTCGTGACGTGCATCAAACCTCTTTGTTTCAATGCGCATGCTCTCATAAAAAATTCGAGAATTTTAGAGACAACACAAGTGGTTGCCTGTACCAATTATCTTGGTCTTGAAATATTGCCTTATCTAACCACG GCAACCAGAATACCAATAGAGAATATATTCGCCCCACCTGTGTGGGGCTACATAGGTGTAAACCAGTTGGTGGACACTTGTCACACTAAATGTAACTACAGTTTATGGCAAATTACATCCGCTCTTGATGTCAATAATCAGAGAATAGATGGAGAAAGAAAAGGCGAAGTTAGGCCTCCACCACCTCCCATCATTAACGAAGAGAGAGACCTTTGTTTCAGATCTCACTCGTTCGAGTATATTTGGAGATGGGTTGGTGAACATAAG AGGACAACAAAGGATATCTATGGTTGTGATCCTTATATGTCACAAGTGAATTCAAcggttgaaattattaaaatgtgGTTTGATGGAGATAAGAGACCAAAAACTGAAGTTTTATCAGCTGGAATTTTGTCTACag GTTCGTACGGTATCCCAAAGGGTATAGTATTTTCTCAGCCGGTTTTCCTCGAAGATGGACATTGGAAACCCTATGAGGAGCTAGAATTGCCTCACTTCCAGATCAACCTCAGATATCTCACAACTTTACCACTGATAATCACCAGCAAATTCGAACTGTGTCCTGAGGTTGATCGTCTAATTGAACCATCCT TCGTTTCAAGGATCGATTGTCAAGTGAATGTTGAAGCAGCCTCTTGTACTAATTCCAATCAATCTGCTATGCTCAATATTTTCTGCTTAATTCATAATTCTGCTATGAAATGA
- the LOC111050327 gene encoding malate dehydrogenase-like isoform X3 → MTSLTHMKTPGKVRIITVYGARNPASSLLVMELLLCDSLYERNGLEIRVYDPRPQTLDYLKALVWDLEGVDCSNIHKRRIILAETSDEALKNAELVVVMLESGRRKDERLYSWLLRNYELMAEVAENVDKFCITCPRVVVTCIKPLCFNAHALIKNSRILETTQVVACTNYLGLEILPYLTTATRIPIENIFAPPVWGYIGVNQLVDTCHTKCNYSLWQITSALDVNNQRIDGERKGEVRPPPPPIINEERDLCFRSHSFEYIWRWVGEHKRTTKDIYGCDPYMSQVNSTVEIIKMWFDGDKRPKTEVLSAGILSTGSYGIPKGIVFSQPVFLEDGHWKPYEELELPHFQINLRYLTTLPLIITSKFELCPEVDRLIEPSFFPEKLKAKARKLTLAEQKEMLMKALGIEDKRVTDKNTLTETALEERNLKMLQIKEKLKSLRQDLRIREMQHPTSWYRRALSFTKERTDMKSRDKKKAENSDDESGNDKNSTDSFEMEVEKFMEQLDKDIEDVQPYFESRLSSGNKLSIPVLDENLTKEDLEKLSDADIYKEIFTDYYYRKMLALHDEDNTIVIDQ, encoded by the exons ATG ACCAGTCTAACACACATGAAAACACCTGGAAAAGTGAGAATTATCACAGTTTATGGAGCGAGAAATCCAGCGTCCTCTCTCCTTGTCATGGAGTTGCTACTCTGTGACTCCCTGTATGAGAGAAATGGTTTGGAGATCAGAGTCTACGATCCGAGGCCACAAACTTTGGATTACCTCAAAGCACTCGTGTGGGACTTGGAAGGCGTCGACTGCTCCAATATACATAAGAGAAGAATTATTCTAGCAGAAACTTCAGATGAGGCCTTGAAGAATGCTGAGTTGGTTGTCGTAATGCTAGAATCGGGGAG GAGAAAAGATGAGCGACTCTATTCGTGGTTGTTGCGAAATTACGAGCTGATGGCAGAAGTTGCTGAAAATGTTGACAAATTTTGCATCACTTGTCCCCGAGTTGTCGTGACGTGCATCAAACCTCTTTGTTTCAATGCGCATGCTCTCATAAAAAATTCGAGAATTTTAGAGACAACACAAGTGGTTGCCTGTACCAATTATCTTGGTCTTGAAATATTGCCTTATCTAACCACG GCAACCAGAATACCAATAGAGAATATATTCGCCCCACCTGTGTGGGGCTACATAGGTGTAAACCAGTTGGTGGACACTTGTCACACTAAATGTAACTACAGTTTATGGCAAATTACATCCGCTCTTGATGTCAATAATCAGAGAATAGATGGAGAAAGAAAAGGCGAAGTTAGGCCTCCACCACCTCCCATCATTAACGAAGAGAGAGACCTTTGTTTCAGATCTCACTCGTTCGAGTATATTTGGAGATGGGTTGGTGAACATAAG AGGACAACAAAGGATATCTATGGTTGTGATCCTTATATGTCACAAGTGAATTCAAcggttgaaattattaaaatgtgGTTTGATGGAGATAAGAGACCAAAAACTGAAGTTTTATCAGCTGGAATTTTGTCTACag GTTCGTACGGTATCCCAAAGGGTATAGTATTTTCTCAGCCGGTTTTCCTCGAAGATGGACATTGGAAACCCTATGAGGAGCTAGAATTGCCTCACTTCCAGATCAACCTCAGATATCTCACAACTTTACCACTGATAATCACCAGCAAATTCGAACTGTGTCCTGAGGTTGATCGTCTAATTGAACCATCCT TTTTTCCGGAAAAACTGAAAGCCAAAGCAAGAAAACTAACACTGGCCGAACAAAAGGAAATGCTAATGAAAGCATTGGGTATAGAAGACAAGAGAGTGACAGACAAAAACACATTAACTGAAACCGCACTGGAAGAGAGAAACTTGAAGATGTTGCAGATAAAAGAGAAATTGAAGAGTCTGCGTCAAGATTTAAGGATCAGAGAAATGCAACATCCAACAAGTTGGTATAGAAGAGCGCTTTCGTTCACAAAAGAAAGGACGGATATGAAAAGTAGAGATAAGAAAAAAGCTGAAAACTCAGATGATGAAAGCGGAAATGATAAGAATAGTACTGATAGTTTTGAAATGGAggttgaaaaattcatggagCAGCTCGATAAAGATATAGAGGATGTGCAGCCCTACTTTGAATCACGGTTAAGCTCTGGCAATAAGTTATCTATTCCGGTTTTGGATGAAAATTTGACAAAAGaagatttggaaaaattgtcTGACGCTGATATTTACAAAGAAATATTCACTGATTACTATTACAGAAAGATGTTGGCCTTACATGATGAAGATAACACAATAGTTATTGATCAGTAA
- the LOC111050327 gene encoding malate dehydrogenase-like isoform X4 produces MKTPGKVRIITVYGARNPASSLLVMELLLCDSLYERNGLEIRVYDPRPQTLDYLKALVWDLEGVDCSNIHKRRIILAETSDEALKNAELVVVMLESGRRKDERLYSWLLRNYELMAEVAENVDKFCITCPRVVVTCIKPLCFNAHALIKNSRILETTQVVACTNYLGLEILPYLTTATRIPIENIFAPPVWGYIGVNQLVDTCHTKCNYSLWQITSALDVNNQRIDGERKGEVRPPPPPIINEERDLCFRSHSFEYIWRWVGEHKRTTKDIYGCDPYMSQVNSTVEIIKMWFDGDKRPKTEVLSAGILSTGSYGIPKGIVFSQPVFLEDGHWKPYEELELPHFQINLRYLTTLPLIITSKFELCPEVDRLIEPSFFPEKLKAKARKLTLAEQKEMLMKALGIEDKRVTDKNTLTETALEERNLKMLQIKEKLKSLRQDLRIREMQHPTSWYRRALSFTKERTDMKSRDKKKAENSDDESGNDKNSTDSFEMEVEKFMEQLDKDIEDVQPYFESRLSSGNKLSIPVLDENLTKEDLEKLSDADIYKEIFTDYYYRKMLALHDEDNTIVIDQ; encoded by the exons ATGAAAACACCTGGAAAAGTGAGAATTATCACAGTTTATGGAGCGAGAAATCCAGCGTCCTCTCTCCTTGTCATGGAGTTGCTACTCTGTGACTCCCTGTATGAGAGAAATGGTTTGGAGATCAGAGTCTACGATCCGAGGCCACAAACTTTGGATTACCTCAAAGCACTCGTGTGGGACTTGGAAGGCGTCGACTGCTCCAATATACATAAGAGAAGAATTATTCTAGCAGAAACTTCAGATGAGGCCTTGAAGAATGCTGAGTTGGTTGTCGTAATGCTAGAATCGGGGAG GAGAAAAGATGAGCGACTCTATTCGTGGTTGTTGCGAAATTACGAGCTGATGGCAGAAGTTGCTGAAAATGTTGACAAATTTTGCATCACTTGTCCCCGAGTTGTCGTGACGTGCATCAAACCTCTTTGTTTCAATGCGCATGCTCTCATAAAAAATTCGAGAATTTTAGAGACAACACAAGTGGTTGCCTGTACCAATTATCTTGGTCTTGAAATATTGCCTTATCTAACCACG GCAACCAGAATACCAATAGAGAATATATTCGCCCCACCTGTGTGGGGCTACATAGGTGTAAACCAGTTGGTGGACACTTGTCACACTAAATGTAACTACAGTTTATGGCAAATTACATCCGCTCTTGATGTCAATAATCAGAGAATAGATGGAGAAAGAAAAGGCGAAGTTAGGCCTCCACCACCTCCCATCATTAACGAAGAGAGAGACCTTTGTTTCAGATCTCACTCGTTCGAGTATATTTGGAGATGGGTTGGTGAACATAAG AGGACAACAAAGGATATCTATGGTTGTGATCCTTATATGTCACAAGTGAATTCAAcggttgaaattattaaaatgtgGTTTGATGGAGATAAGAGACCAAAAACTGAAGTTTTATCAGCTGGAATTTTGTCTACag GTTCGTACGGTATCCCAAAGGGTATAGTATTTTCTCAGCCGGTTTTCCTCGAAGATGGACATTGGAAACCCTATGAGGAGCTAGAATTGCCTCACTTCCAGATCAACCTCAGATATCTCACAACTTTACCACTGATAATCACCAGCAAATTCGAACTGTGTCCTGAGGTTGATCGTCTAATTGAACCATCCT TTTTTCCGGAAAAACTGAAAGCCAAAGCAAGAAAACTAACACTGGCCGAACAAAAGGAAATGCTAATGAAAGCATTGGGTATAGAAGACAAGAGAGTGACAGACAAAAACACATTAACTGAAACCGCACTGGAAGAGAGAAACTTGAAGATGTTGCAGATAAAAGAGAAATTGAAGAGTCTGCGTCAAGATTTAAGGATCAGAGAAATGCAACATCCAACAAGTTGGTATAGAAGAGCGCTTTCGTTCACAAAAGAAAGGACGGATATGAAAAGTAGAGATAAGAAAAAAGCTGAAAACTCAGATGATGAAAGCGGAAATGATAAGAATAGTACTGATAGTTTTGAAATGGAggttgaaaaattcatggagCAGCTCGATAAAGATATAGAGGATGTGCAGCCCTACTTTGAATCACGGTTAAGCTCTGGCAATAAGTTATCTATTCCGGTTTTGGATGAAAATTTGACAAAAGaagatttggaaaaattgtcTGACGCTGATATTTACAAAGAAATATTCACTGATTACTATTACAGAAAGATGTTGGCCTTACATGATGAAGATAACACAATAGTTATTGATCAGTAA